A window of Pedococcus aerophilus contains these coding sequences:
- a CDS encoding SCO7613 C-terminal domain-containing membrane protein: MAPIPCPSCGQALPAQPVRCPSCQLPLTGPEAALLWQLDQRLAALQVERLEVIAALRARGTQPAASPSSSSPSSSRTATAHPTVPGHSAAFPSPTVVTADGFTAAPAPVSSQAPTARRSWSTQQTLLAIGVLLVLVASSIALAVAWFVIGRYGQVIVMGGLTSLAAWSSLRLSRRGLSSSAEALALVAGGLMLLDATAARRFGLLGLDSLDARAYTAVLGLLVAVVLAALHRRDRRIAAFALASLTSASVGWAGLVALADAAATGATIALAGAVVFGAARVLLPESLGLTRRAAAGPASGWAAVALLTATGGALASASQHPGPRVTFAGLACVALLAVLATAGALTVRRVVDGRATELGSRAAVRADWAKRALTGDWRAVGLVALVASLAVPAAVGTLGLQVGAVGTAVLAVVTGAAAVALLVLRPATRSTGDRWLLGQAGLAVLLLVGVAVAHGSDVPTTITLLVVSAVATATAVLRPSWRAAAVGTAALALLGAVTLASGLGSPTLQVLTVTTLALVLAAAALARPGRSEELPLGAVAGLAFALALLQAVGLGLSEGIVATVLTALTVATIAAAVLRELVRPVAEAVAAVTGTSALWLAGGLGSPDVQWILLALVAALLVALASWRRGTLDEVVLGTGAALTSIATVAVALDRSWPHAAAGAAAAYGLIAVAYAAPPHRRAVVTAAVVGLTGATWIELLDADVTRLEAYTVPLALLLLAAGLWSHRELGDRSWTVAGPGLAVALLPSALATAVGDDLPRALATVTLGAGLLALGAWRRWQSLVVLGALAAALVAVTQLGPMTLRAPRFLTLGTVGVALLLVGARYEQSRAGARNAVSWLSSMS, from the coding sequence ATGGCTCCGATCCCCTGCCCGTCCTGCGGCCAGGCCCTGCCGGCCCAGCCCGTCCGGTGCCCCAGCTGCCAGCTGCCCCTGACCGGCCCCGAGGCAGCCCTGCTGTGGCAGCTCGACCAGCGCCTCGCCGCGCTGCAGGTCGAACGCCTCGAGGTCATCGCAGCCCTGCGCGCCCGCGGCACCCAGCCCGCCGCGAGCCCTTCCTCCTCGAGCCCTTCCTCCTCAAGAACTGCCACCGCCCACCCGACCGTCCCTGGTCACTCCGCAGCCTTCCCCTCACCGACGGTCGTCACCGCTGACGGGTTCACCGCTGCACCGGCTCCCGTGTCCTCGCAGGCACCGACCGCCCGCCGCAGCTGGAGCACCCAGCAGACGCTGCTCGCCATCGGCGTGCTGCTCGTCCTCGTCGCGTCGTCCATCGCGCTTGCGGTCGCCTGGTTCGTCATCGGTCGGTACGGCCAGGTCATCGTCATGGGTGGTCTCACCAGCCTCGCCGCGTGGTCCTCCCTGCGGCTGTCCCGCCGCGGGCTCTCGAGCAGCGCCGAGGCCCTCGCCCTCGTCGCCGGCGGGCTGATGCTGCTCGACGCGACCGCGGCCCGACGGTTCGGACTGCTGGGACTGGACTCCCTGGACGCGCGTGCCTACACCGCCGTCCTCGGACTCCTCGTCGCCGTGGTCCTGGCGGCCCTGCACCGGCGCGACCGTCGGATCGCGGCGTTCGCACTGGCCTCCCTCACCTCCGCCTCCGTCGGCTGGGCCGGACTGGTGGCCCTCGCCGACGCCGCCGCGACCGGTGCCACCATCGCGCTCGCCGGAGCAGTCGTCTTCGGCGCCGCCCGGGTGCTCCTGCCGGAGTCGCTGGGCCTGACGCGTCGAGCAGCGGCCGGACCCGCCTCCGGCTGGGCGGCCGTGGCGCTGCTGACCGCCACCGGCGGTGCGCTCGCGTCAGCCAGCCAGCACCCGGGTCCGCGCGTGACCTTCGCCGGCCTCGCGTGCGTCGCCCTGCTGGCAGTCCTCGCCACTGCCGGAGCCCTGACCGTGCGCCGGGTCGTCGATGGGCGCGCGACGGAGCTCGGCTCCCGCGCCGCCGTCCGCGCCGACTGGGCCAAGCGTGCGCTCACGGGTGACTGGCGCGCCGTCGGCCTCGTCGCCCTCGTCGCCAGCCTCGCGGTTCCTGCGGCCGTCGGGACGCTGGGCCTCCAGGTGGGCGCTGTCGGCACCGCCGTCCTCGCCGTCGTCACCGGTGCGGCAGCGGTCGCGCTGCTGGTACTGCGTCCGGCCACTCGCTCCACCGGTGACCGCTGGCTCCTCGGCCAGGCCGGACTCGCCGTGCTGCTGCTCGTCGGCGTCGCCGTCGCCCACGGCTCGGACGTCCCGACCACGATCACCCTGCTCGTCGTCTCCGCCGTGGCGACCGCGACCGCCGTCCTGCGTCCGTCCTGGCGTGCAGCGGCGGTCGGGACGGCAGCCCTTGCCCTGCTCGGTGCGGTCACCCTCGCGTCCGGGTTGGGCTCGCCCACCCTCCAGGTGCTGACCGTCACGACCCTCGCCCTCGTCCTCGCGGCCGCCGCCCTCGCCCGGCCGGGCCGCAGCGAAGAGCTCCCGCTCGGCGCCGTCGCGGGGCTGGCCTTCGCCCTGGCCCTTCTCCAGGCGGTCGGTCTCGGCCTGTCCGAGGGCATCGTCGCCACCGTGCTGACGGCCCTGACCGTCGCCACCATCGCCGCCGCCGTCCTTCGCGAGCTCGTCCGCCCCGTGGCGGAAGCCGTCGCGGCCGTCACCGGGACGAGCGCCCTGTGGCTCGCGGGCGGGCTGGGCTCCCCCGACGTCCAGTGGATCCTGCTCGCCCTCGTCGCGGCCCTGCTGGTCGCGCTGGCGAGCTGGCGCCGCGGAACCCTGGACGAGGTGGTGCTCGGCACCGGTGCTGCGCTCACCTCCATCGCCACCGTCGCCGTGGCGCTCGACCGTTCGTGGCCGCACGCAGCAGCCGGCGCCGCGGCTGCATACGGGCTCATCGCCGTCGCGTATGCCGCACCGCCGCACCGCCGCGCCGTCGTCACCGCCGCGGTGGTCGGGCTCACCGGAGCCACCTGGATCGAGCTGCTCGACGCCGACGTCACGCGGCTGGAGGCGTACACCGTCCCGCTGGCGCTGCTCCTGCTCGCTGCCGGGCTCTGGTCGCACCGGGAGCTCGGCGACCGGTCCTGGACCGTGGCGGGACCTGGCCTGGCCGTGGCACTGCTGCCGTCGGCGCTGGCCACGGCCGTCGGGGACGACCTGCCACGAGCGCTGGCCACGGTCACCCTGGGAGCCGGGCTGCTGGCCCTCGGCGCCTGGCGGCGCTGGCAGTCGCTGGTGGTGCTGGGCGCCCTCGCGGCAGCCCTCGTCGCGGTGACCCAGCTCGGGCCGATGACCCTGCGGGCCCCACGGTTCCTCACCCTCGGCACCGTCGGCGTCGCGCTGCTCCTGGTCGGGGCGCGGTACGAGCAGAGCCGGGCCGGCGCCCGCAACGCCGTCAGCTGGCTGAGCTCGATGTCCTGA
- a CDS encoding Lrp/AsnC family transcriptional regulator, with translation MISAIVLINAEVDRIPEVAQAIAELDGVSEVYSVAGDADLIALVRVRAHEELHDVIAGRLNKVEGVTGTNTHIAFRTYSKHDLEAAFSLGLDGD, from the coding sequence GTGATCTCCGCCATCGTCCTCATCAACGCCGAAGTCGACCGGATCCCCGAGGTCGCCCAGGCGATCGCCGAGTTGGACGGGGTCAGCGAGGTCTACTCCGTGGCCGGTGATGCTGACCTCATCGCCCTGGTCCGCGTGCGCGCCCACGAGGAGCTGCACGACGTCATCGCCGGGCGGCTCAACAAGGTCGAAGGAGTCACTGGCACCAACACGCACATCGCGTTCCGGACCTACTCCAAGCACGACCTCGAGGCAGCCTTCAGCCTGGGGCTCGACGGCGACTGA
- the trpD gene encoding anthranilate phosphoribosyltransferase: protein MSPVTVPVGSAYTWPDLLSRLLAGEHLTGDQASWAMDQVMSGEASAVQVAGFLIALRAKGETVEELRGLADMMLAHANRIVVPEPSLDIVGTGGDRSHTVNISTMASVVIAASGIRVVKHGNRAASSSSGSADVLEALGVSLTLTPERVQQVAGEAGITFCFAQTFHPAMRHAAAARSGLGVGTTFNALGPLTNPAQPTYAAVGVADPRLATLMAGVFADRGKDAAVFRGDDGLDELTLSTTSTVWWVRGGTITKRTLDPSDLGLERQPIEALRGADAAHNAQVARDLFDGSRGAVRDAVVLNAGIALALTEPDRGTSDEDFVAGVRAGMDRAEQALDSGAAAQKLTDWAAATRA from the coding sequence CTCTCGCGGCTGCTCGCCGGCGAGCACCTCACCGGCGACCAGGCGTCCTGGGCGATGGACCAGGTGATGAGTGGCGAGGCGTCGGCCGTGCAGGTCGCCGGTTTCCTCATCGCGCTGCGCGCCAAGGGCGAGACCGTCGAGGAGCTGCGTGGCCTCGCCGACATGATGCTGGCGCACGCCAACCGGATCGTCGTCCCCGAGCCCAGCCTCGACATCGTCGGCACCGGCGGTGACCGTTCGCACACCGTCAACATCTCCACCATGGCGTCCGTCGTCATCGCGGCCAGCGGCATCCGGGTCGTCAAGCACGGGAACCGCGCCGCGTCGTCCTCGTCCGGCTCCGCCGACGTCCTCGAGGCGCTCGGGGTCAGCCTGACCCTGACGCCCGAGCGCGTGCAGCAGGTCGCCGGCGAGGCCGGCATCACCTTCTGCTTCGCCCAGACCTTCCACCCCGCCATGCGTCACGCCGCCGCGGCCCGCAGCGGACTCGGCGTCGGGACGACGTTCAACGCCCTCGGCCCGCTCACCAACCCGGCCCAGCCCACGTATGCAGCCGTCGGCGTCGCCGACCCGCGGCTCGCCACCCTGATGGCAGGTGTCTTCGCTGACCGCGGCAAGGACGCGGCAGTCTTCCGCGGCGACGACGGCCTCGACGAGCTCACGCTGAGCACCACCTCCACGGTGTGGTGGGTGCGCGGTGGCACGATCACCAAGCGCACGCTCGACCCGTCGGACCTCGGCCTGGAGCGACAGCCGATCGAGGCGCTCCGGGGGGCCGACGCGGCGCACAACGCCCAGGTCGCCAGGGACCTCTTCGACGGCAGCCGGGGTGCGGTGCGTGACGCCGTGGTCCTCAACGCCGGGATCGCGCTGGCCCTCACCGAACCCGACCGCGGCACCTCCGACGAGGACTTCGTCGCCGGGGTACGTGCCGGGATGGACCGCGCCGAGCAGGCGCTGGACTCCGGTGCGGCCGCCCAGAAGCTCACGGACTGGGCCGCGGCCACCCGGGCCTGA
- a CDS encoding DEDD exonuclease domain-containing protein — translation MSHHRHTVRDMQMVQGTFDDLGTALADVTFVVVDLETTGGSPADSAITEIGAVKVRGGEVLGEFQTLVNPHLPIPPFIQALTGITTAMVADAPRIESALPAFMEFAKGTVLVAHNARFDIGFLKMAASVQGIEWPRHTVLDTVHLARQLVTRDEARNHKLSTLAALFGAGTTPDHRALHDARATVDVLHALIGRVGSLGVHTLEELSSYTSRVSPAQRRKRWLADGLPDQPGVYLFKDGAGRVLYVGTSVNIRTRVRSYFTASEHRTRMAEMVRLAESVTPVVCATTLEAEVRELRLIAEHKPRYNRRSKTPERATWVKLTVEAFPRLSIVREVRADGAKYIGPFGSRSSAEAAVAAVHEVIPLRQCVQRLSPTRFVGSCALADMGRCGAPCTGAQSVQQYDVVVQEAVHALVGDSREVVTALRGRMGTLAEQERYEDAGTLRDRLLALVRGMARAQRIAPLAASPEIVAARRAATGGWELVVVRHGRLAASTVSPRGADPMPYVEAMRQAAEVVLPAPWPAPAAIPEETEKILRWLEQPGVRVVDVEGEWTCPVGGAAGARAALEGTSERSQRSAFVAAS, via the coding sequence CTGTCACACCACCGGCATACCGTCAGGGACATGCAGATGGTCCAGGGCACGTTCGACGACTTGGGCACGGCTCTGGCCGATGTCACGTTCGTCGTCGTCGACCTCGAGACCACCGGCGGCAGCCCTGCCGACTCCGCGATCACCGAGATCGGGGCGGTGAAGGTCCGCGGCGGCGAGGTGCTCGGCGAGTTCCAGACCCTCGTCAACCCGCACCTGCCCATCCCCCCGTTCATCCAGGCCCTCACCGGCATCACGACGGCGATGGTCGCCGACGCCCCGCGCATCGAGTCGGCGCTGCCGGCGTTCATGGAGTTCGCGAAGGGCACCGTGCTGGTCGCCCACAACGCGCGCTTCGACATCGGGTTCCTCAAGATGGCGGCCTCCGTGCAGGGCATCGAGTGGCCGCGCCACACCGTCCTCGACACCGTCCACCTCGCCCGTCAGCTCGTCACCCGCGACGAGGCCCGCAACCACAAGCTGTCCACCCTGGCCGCCCTCTTCGGCGCCGGGACGACCCCGGACCACCGGGCACTGCACGACGCGCGGGCCACGGTCGACGTCCTGCACGCGCTGATCGGCCGCGTGGGCAGCCTCGGCGTCCACACCCTCGAGGAGCTGTCGAGCTACACCTCGCGCGTCAGCCCGGCCCAGCGACGCAAGCGCTGGCTGGCCGACGGCCTGCCCGACCAGCCGGGCGTCTACCTGTTCAAGGACGGTGCGGGCCGGGTCCTCTACGTCGGCACCTCGGTCAACATCCGCACCCGGGTGCGCAGCTACTTCACCGCCTCCGAGCACCGCACCCGGATGGCCGAGATGGTGCGGCTCGCCGAGAGCGTCACCCCGGTCGTCTGCGCCACCACCCTGGAGGCAGAGGTCCGCGAGCTGCGTCTCATCGCCGAGCACAAGCCGCGCTACAACCGGCGCTCCAAGACGCCCGAGCGCGCCACCTGGGTCAAGCTCACCGTCGAGGCCTTCCCCCGGCTGTCCATCGTCCGCGAGGTCCGGGCCGACGGCGCCAAGTACATCGGGCCCTTCGGCAGCCGGTCCTCCGCCGAGGCAGCCGTGGCCGCCGTGCACGAGGTGATCCCGTTGCGGCAGTGCGTGCAGCGCCTGTCCCCCACCCGCTTCGTCGGGTCGTGCGCCCTCGCCGACATGGGCCGCTGCGGCGCCCCCTGCACCGGGGCCCAGTCCGTGCAGCAGTACGACGTCGTGGTCCAGGAGGCCGTGCACGCGCTCGTCGGCGACTCCCGCGAGGTGGTGACCGCCCTGCGCGGTCGGATGGGCACCCTCGCCGAGCAGGAGCGCTACGAGGACGCCGGCACCCTGCGCGACCGCCTCCTCGCGCTCGTCCGCGGTATGGCGCGCGCGCAGCGGATCGCGCCGCTCGCCGCGAGCCCCGAGATCGTGGCGGCCCGGCGCGCGGCCACCGGCGGCTGGGAGCTCGTCGTCGTCCGTCACGGTCGCCTCGCCGCCTCGACCGTCTCCCCCCGGGGAGCCGACCCGATGCCCTACGTCGAGGCCATGCGCCAAGCCGCGGAGGTCGTCCTCCCGGCGCCCTGGCCGGCGCCGGCCGCGATCCCCGAGGAGACCGAGAAGATCCTGCGCTGGCTGGAGCAGCCCGGCGTCCGGGTCGTCGACGTGGAGGGTGAGTGGACCTGCCCTGTCGGGGGCGCTGCCGGTGCCCGCGCCGCCCTCGAGGGGACCTCCGAGCGCTCCCAGCGCTCGGCCTTCGTCGCTGCGTCCTAG
- a CDS encoding glycoside hydrolase family 9 protein gives MSWPPFSPTAAVRRRPAVRLNQMGYPRWARKVATVLCLEQEPQDFVVEDRDGREVLAGMTRPWPARPEPTSGFTLHLVDFSTVKGEGSGYRVRVGELVSHAFPLGANPHAELADEALHVFRLMRSGDAVPEEFGAHARPAGHLGVAPNTGDTAVPAWTGPEASALYPGWTCPGTFDVSGGWYDAGDHGKYVTSGSTALWQLLMTLDLLGDLLPSSTREALVEECHWQLEWVCRMQVPTGSPLAGMAFHKVHGTTWSPLPGLPHVDPTVRVLHRPSTSATWHLAAVAAQGARVLRAFDRSCAVPLLATARRAAAAVAAHPHLAAPAGGSQFGGGPYGDADTTDDEYWATVELWLAGRSSEDLTRLQRSPWHHAEVFSPLGFDFDAMAAPARLDLSLHGTSLEEKESVDESVVVAAERLVRLQEQQAWGQPYAPDAGWTWGSNGRLLNNLVVIAVGHHLAPGRVAATAVAEGLDHVLGRNALGQCYVTGFGVDDSRRQRTRLFGQALDPALPPPPRGALAGGANSVPSPGFHYDDRLRGLPPQWCYLDEPTSEVTNDVCIRWNAALVFVAAWLAAQTRARNGPAAPST, from the coding sequence ATGTCGTGGCCACCGTTCTCACCGACGGCTGCCGTCAGACGACGTCCAGCCGTGCGACTCAACCAGATGGGGTACCCCCGATGGGCACGAAAGGTCGCCACGGTCCTGTGCCTGGAGCAGGAGCCACAGGACTTCGTGGTCGAGGACCGCGATGGTCGTGAGGTCCTTGCCGGCATGACGCGTCCGTGGCCGGCTCGTCCGGAACCCACCTCGGGCTTCACCCTTCACCTCGTCGACTTCTCCACGGTGAAGGGTGAGGGGTCGGGCTACCGCGTCCGTGTGGGGGAGCTCGTCAGTCACGCGTTCCCCCTGGGTGCGAACCCGCACGCCGAGCTCGCCGACGAGGCGCTGCACGTGTTCCGGCTGATGCGATCCGGGGACGCGGTCCCGGAGGAGTTCGGTGCCCACGCTCGGCCGGCCGGCCACCTCGGGGTCGCCCCCAACACCGGCGACACCGCAGTCCCTGCCTGGACTGGTCCGGAGGCCTCAGCGCTCTACCCGGGATGGACCTGTCCGGGAACCTTCGACGTCTCCGGCGGTTGGTACGACGCTGGGGACCACGGCAAGTACGTGACCAGCGGCAGCACCGCCCTGTGGCAGCTGCTGATGACGCTCGACCTCCTCGGCGACCTGCTCCCGTCATCGACCCGGGAGGCGCTCGTGGAGGAGTGCCACTGGCAGCTCGAATGGGTCTGCCGGATGCAGGTGCCGACGGGATCGCCGCTGGCCGGCATGGCGTTCCACAAGGTCCATGGCACGACGTGGTCCCCCCTGCCGGGCCTGCCTCACGTCGACCCGACCGTCCGGGTGCTGCACCGGCCGTCGACCTCTGCCACGTGGCACCTCGCTGCCGTGGCCGCGCAAGGGGCCCGGGTCCTCAGGGCGTTCGATCGCAGCTGTGCCGTACCCCTCCTGGCTACGGCGCGCAGAGCAGCCGCAGCGGTGGCTGCCCACCCCCACCTCGCCGCCCCCGCGGGTGGATCACAGTTCGGTGGCGGTCCCTACGGTGACGCAGACACGACCGATGACGAGTACTGGGCGACTGTTGAGCTGTGGCTGGCGGGACGTTCGAGCGAGGACCTCACCCGGCTGCAACGGTCGCCATGGCACCACGCGGAGGTGTTCTCCCCGCTCGGGTTCGACTTCGATGCCATGGCTGCTCCGGCACGACTCGACCTGTCCCTGCACGGTACGAGTCTGGAGGAGAAGGAGAGCGTCGACGAGTCCGTTGTGGTGGCGGCCGAACGACTCGTGCGGCTGCAGGAGCAGCAGGCGTGGGGTCAGCCGTACGCGCCGGACGCGGGATGGACGTGGGGTTCGAATGGGCGGTTGCTCAACAACCTCGTCGTCATCGCCGTCGGCCACCACCTCGCTCCTGGTCGCGTGGCAGCGACTGCCGTGGCCGAAGGGCTCGACCACGTCCTGGGCCGCAATGCCTTGGGACAGTGCTACGTCACGGGGTTCGGCGTGGACGACAGCCGTCGGCAGCGCACCCGGTTGTTCGGGCAGGCGCTCGACCCTGCTCTGCCGCCGCCACCCCGTGGGGCCCTCGCGGGCGGCGCGAACTCGGTGCCCAGCCCCGGCTTTCACTACGACGACCGACTCCGGGGCCTGCCACCTCAGTGGTGCTACCTGGACGAGCCGACCTCTGAGGTGACCAACGACGTCTGCATCCGCTGGAACGCTGCTCTCGTGTTCGTGGCGGCGTGGCTCGCGGCGCAGACACGGGCTCGCAACGGCCCAGCCGCGCCGTCTACCTAG